The following proteins come from a genomic window of Actinomycetes bacterium:
- the alaS gene encoding alanine--tRNA ligase, whose amino-acid sequence MDIREKFLKYFEDREHLILRSASLVPEDDPSVLLTTAGMQPFKPYYLGVKKPPKTRIATVQKCFRTSDIDSVGYTERHLTFFEMLGNFSFGDYFKKEAIHYALDFVVNHLGLDIENLWVAVFKGGAALPRDEEALRYWVDEGIPRERIVELGKSENFWGPAGETGPCGPCTEIYYDYGPDYGCKSKQCNPSCDCGRFLEIWNLVFTQYNFNGTDYVELPSKNIDTGMGLERIAAVLEGKSSVFDTKLFKKIITRTEELAEKGNHDLSEVEYKRAIRVIADHSRAIYFLISDGVIPANESRGYILRRIIRRAVRFGKLLGIKKHFLNQLGEILISEYGKSYPRLTEKKEFAFKMVNDEEERFSKTLKQGSKVLMSAIEALKSSKNDYINPRDAFRLYDTYGFPVELTREILQENNLRLDMDKFNHYLKQHVVRSKEKTTFDKKIDQKIDLYRELAKTHPVEFVGYQKLNFSTRIIQILRQQSGDKFMPVDELKPGQAGEVLLKATPFYAEKGGQIGDKGRIFAEGSMFEVKDTQVPVEGIYVHKGRVKEGTLTTGDEVEAEVDVSFRKDISKNHTATHLLHWALRTVLGQEVNQSGSYVDRDRFRFDFISYQTPKKEDLERIELLINAKIQNNDLVKVFETTQDYAREIGAIALFDEKYGDFVRVVEIDNYSRELCGGTHVRRTGELGLFKIISEGSIGANTRRIEAVTGFHALNLLNRKAELTLGISRTLGVEEAEIINELENLKNNYEQAKTQLETLNIRMARDQILSEFNYSPQDKKLKILYYNLSNSSNGPELDADSLAAVGDQIKDLYHQKSTAVILGNVFDKKPVLLIQATHDLVKGGLHCGKIARDAGKILGGGGGGKPDFAQSGGSKPEKLDEAINLAKTRIEEK is encoded by the coding sequence ATGGATATAAGGGAAAAGTTTTTAAAGTATTTTGAGGATAGAGAACATTTAATATTACGCTCGGCCAGCCTGGTTCCAGAGGATGATCCCAGTGTGTTGCTTACCACTGCTGGAATGCAGCCCTTCAAGCCTTATTATCTGGGGGTTAAAAAACCTCCAAAAACTAGAATAGCCACAGTTCAAAAGTGCTTCAGGACCAGCGATATAGATAGTGTTGGTTATACCGAAAGACATCTTACTTTTTTTGAAATGCTGGGGAATTTTTCTTTTGGAGATTATTTTAAAAAAGAAGCTATCCACTATGCCCTGGATTTTGTAGTCAATCATCTGGGATTGGATATTGAGAATTTATGGGTAGCGGTTTTCAAAGGCGGAGCAGCCCTTCCCAGGGATGAGGAAGCATTAAGATACTGGGTGGATGAAGGCATCCCCAGGGAAAGAATTGTAGAACTGGGAAAATCTGAAAACTTTTGGGGACCGGCCGGTGAAACCGGACCCTGTGGCCCCTGTACCGAAATTTATTATGATTATGGGCCCGATTACGGCTGTAAGAGCAAACAATGCAATCCTTCATGTGATTGTGGAAGGTTTCTGGAAATATGGAATCTGGTATTTACCCAATATAATTTTAATGGTACCGATTATGTGGAATTACCCTCGAAAAATATTGATACCGGAATGGGCCTGGAAAGAATAGCAGCAGTTCTGGAGGGCAAATCTTCAGTTTTTGATACAAAATTATTTAAAAAAATAATAACCAGGACAGAAGAGCTGGCAGAAAAAGGTAACCACGACCTGTCTGAAGTGGAATACAAAAGGGCTATAAGGGTTATAGCCGATCATTCAAGGGCCATTTATTTTTTAATATCTGACGGAGTAATTCCTGCCAACGAGAGCCGGGGTTATATCCTTCGAAGGATAATCAGAAGGGCAGTAAGGTTTGGTAAACTTCTGGGTATAAAAAAACATTTTTTAAACCAGCTGGGAGAGATACTTATAAGCGAATACGGAAAATCCTATCCCCGGCTGACAGAAAAAAAAGAGTTTGCTTTCAAAATGGTTAATGACGAGGAGGAAAGGTTTTCCAAAACCTTAAAACAGGGAAGTAAAGTGCTTATGTCGGCAATTGAAGCGCTAAAGTCAAGCAAGAATGATTATATTAATCCCCGGGATGCTTTCCGTTTATATGATACTTACGGCTTTCCGGTAGAGTTAACCAGGGAGATACTCCAGGAAAATAACCTCAGGCTGGATATGGATAAATTCAATCATTATTTAAAACAGCATGTAGTAAGGTCCAAAGAAAAAACCACTTTTGATAAAAAAATAGATCAGAAGATTGATTTGTACCGGGAGCTGGCAAAAACACATCCGGTGGAGTTTGTGGGATACCAGAAACTAAATTTTTCCACCCGGATAATACAGATTTTAAGACAGCAGTCAGGGGATAAATTCATGCCTGTAGATGAACTTAAGCCAGGCCAGGCAGGGGAAGTTCTACTAAAAGCCACTCCTTTTTATGCAGAGAAGGGCGGCCAGATCGGCGACAAGGGCAGGATATTTGCTGAAGGCTCTATGTTTGAAGTAAAGGACACTCAAGTACCGGTTGAAGGTATATATGTGCATAAAGGCAGGGTAAAAGAGGGGACTCTAACTACAGGCGATGAAGTTGAAGCTGAAGTAGATGTAAGTTTCCGGAAAGATATAAGCAAAAACCATACAGCTACTCATTTGCTGCATTGGGCTCTGCGCACGGTATTGGGCCAGGAAGTAAATCAGTCAGGGTCATATGTAGACAGGGATAGATTCAGGTTTGACTTCATAAGCTACCAGACACCCAAAAAAGAAGACCTGGAAAGGATTGAGCTGCTGATTAATGCTAAAATACAGAACAATGACCTGGTAAAAGTGTTTGAGACCACCCAGGATTATGCCAGAGAAATCGGGGCTATAGCCCTGTTTGATGAAAAATATGGAGATTTTGTAAGGGTGGTAGAAATAGATAATTACAGCAGGGAGCTGTGTGGGGGCACCCATGTAAGGCGGACCGGAGAACTGGGATTATTTAAAATAATTTCAGAGGGAAGCATAGGGGCTAATACCCGTCGAATTGAGGCGGTTACTGGATTTCATGCCTTAAATCTTCTAAACAGAAAAGCAGAGCTGACATTAGGAATATCCAGGACTTTAGGGGTAGAGGAAGCAGAGATTATCAATGAGCTTGAAAACTTAAAGAATAATTACGAACAGGCCAAAACTCAGCTAGAAACTTTAAATATTAGGATGGCCCGAGACCAAATATTATCAGAATTTAATTACTCCCCACAGGATAAAAAATTAAAAATTCTATATTATAATTTATCCAACAGTTCCAATGGGCCCGAGCTGGATGCAGACTCGTTAGCTGCAGTGGGAGACCAGATTAAGGATCTTTACCACCAGAAGTCCACAGCAGTTATACTGGGCAATGTGTTTGATAAAAAGCCAGTATTACTAATCCAGGCTACCCATGATCTGGTTAAGGGGGGCCTTCACTGCGGGAAGATTGCCAGAGATGCCGGCAAAATACTGGGAGGAGGCGGAGGCGGAAAGCCAGACTTTGCCCAGTCAGGGGGATCAAAACCGGAAAAGCTTGATGAGGCTATTAATCTTGCCAAAACCAGGATAGAAGAAAAATGA
- a CDS encoding dihydrodipicolinate synthase family protein, whose amino-acid sequence MDIPEGVIVAMLTPFDEKGKINEVEVRRFVNFLIDKGVDGLFPVASCGEYTHMDMGERKFLIDVVVDEARGRVDVIPGSGATCYHKSIEIANYAKEKGCSGVVLHGPYFFQNTKEVVEGHLRKVAESVDIPIYLYNIPFFANEVTPQMAENLCNMPNVVGIKDSSGNMVNVMNLIEMTRKVNPDFKVLVGAEEILLPALMMGGKGCMTATAGIMPEFMVGMYNSFINKNTQNAYNLQFAILPLIREMKSVNFPQGFKEALDLRGIKTGPPMMNYPQNELAKISDLKTRLELEMQSLLDKYFPGVSLKYREGSLATAKFSYPAAMTSEDTAGDKKYGDCVVCGMCDGDIDCKVVPCDTVTASSSQQATPIENKNNIDEAQLQEIIAQTIKKVMGQQ is encoded by the coding sequence ATGGATATACCTGAAGGTGTAATAGTAGCAATGCTTACCCCCTTTGATGAGAAGGGCAAGATAAACGAAGTGGAGGTAAGAAGATTCGTTAATTTCTTAATTGACAAAGGAGTCGATGGGTTGTTTCCCGTTGCTTCCTGTGGTGAGTACACTCATATGGATATGGGTGAAAGGAAATTCTTAATAGACGTGGTGGTGGACGAAGCCAGGGGTAGGGTAGATGTAATACCTGGTTCTGGTGCAACCTGTTATCACAAATCTATTGAGATAGCAAATTATGCCAAGGAAAAAGGCTGCTCAGGTGTGGTTCTGCACGGCCCTTATTTTTTCCAGAATACCAAAGAGGTGGTTGAAGGTCATCTGAGAAAGGTAGCAGAGTCTGTAGATATACCAATATATCTATACAATATTCCATTTTTTGCCAATGAGGTAACCCCCCAGATGGCTGAAAATCTATGTAATATGCCCAATGTGGTAGGCATAAAGGATTCTTCAGGGAACATGGTTAATGTAATGAATCTGATTGAAATGACCAGGAAAGTTAATCCAGATTTTAAAGTTCTGGTTGGTGCTGAAGAAATCTTGTTGCCTGCGCTCATGATGGGCGGTAAGGGCTGTATGACTGCTACTGCAGGAATAATGCCTGAATTCATGGTAGGCATGTATAATAGTTTCATAAATAAAAACACTCAGAATGCCTATAATCTGCAGTTTGCCATTTTACCATTAATCAGGGAAATGAAATCAGTCAATTTTCCACAGGGTTTTAAAGAAGCATTGGATTTAAGAGGCATTAAAACCGGTCCCCCCATGATGAATTATCCCCAGAATGAGCTGGCTAAAATCTCCGATCTCAAAACCAGGCTGGAGCTGGAGATGCAAAGCCTTTTGGATAAATATTTCCCCGGTGTTTCCCTAAAATACAGGGAAGGAAGCCTGGCTACTGCAAAATTTTCATATCCGGCTGCTATGACCAGTGAAGATACTGCTGGCGATAAAAAGTATGGAGATTGTGTGGTTTGCGGGATGTGTGACGGTGATATAGACTGCAAGGTTGTGCCCTGCGACACTGTGACTGCCAGCAGTTCACAGCAGGCAACTCCAATAGAGAATAAAAATAATATTGATGAGGCCCAGCTTCAGGAAATAATAGCGCAGACCATCAAAAAAGTTATGGGCCAACAATAA
- a CDS encoding L-fucose/L-arabinose isomerase family protein, whose product MAIEFRKVKLGFVNLALDFLEGEDLETAAGYAEDAKKMLEDMGAEISEYPKPMSSRPLATEAWKQFKADNVDGVVIFNGTFSTGDITVELVRNTDCPFLIWGIEEFAISKHNFTGSMVGVMPAGTIFKNFGRTFSFAYGNAKSGKPKKNVEKFIKAVTAIAYLKEAAIGVIGMRPDGFEISDFDELAIKQKFGTTITKVSMYEFSNIIKSITDEEIDKDMEVQKKIFNIDDKDVQESRGISKVYLAVKKVAKERNLKSYAPDCWPELRDIDQTPICPANGRCNAEGVMASCECDVDGSLTLMLQYVLAGSTPWFADFVNIMEDPDALLFWHCGNAPHNLSNDKPKIEKVFGGLAQTAGLKSGVATVCRLNSIRGEFSLHAGIGEVVETEKHLKGSNLFIKMRGGNMEFVESLLRNGIPHHNALVYGDILDELEEFAKLMQIPFIVQK is encoded by the coding sequence ATGGCAATAGAATTTAGGAAGGTTAAGCTGGGGTTTGTAAATTTAGCCCTGGATTTTCTTGAAGGGGAGGACCTGGAGACTGCTGCAGGATATGCAGAAGATGCTAAGAAAATGCTGGAAGATATGGGTGCTGAAATTTCTGAATATCCCAAACCCATGAGCTCCCGACCACTGGCAACTGAAGCCTGGAAACAGTTTAAGGCAGATAATGTAGACGGTGTAGTAATATTCAACGGCACTTTCTCTACTGGGGATATTACCGTAGAACTGGTAAGGAATACGGACTGCCCATTTTTAATATGGGGGATAGAGGAGTTTGCTATAAGCAAGCATAATTTTACCGGTTCCATGGTTGGGGTTATGCCTGCAGGAACTATATTCAAAAATTTTGGCAGGACTTTTTCTTTTGCCTATGGTAATGCAAAAAGTGGAAAACCTAAAAAAAATGTTGAAAAATTTATAAAAGCCGTAACCGCAATAGCCTATCTGAAAGAAGCTGCTATTGGTGTTATAGGTATGAGACCTGATGGCTTTGAAATTTCAGATTTTGATGAATTAGCCATAAAACAGAAATTTGGTACCACTATTACCAAAGTTTCAATGTATGAGTTTTCCAATATTATCAAGAGTATTACCGATGAAGAAATTGATAAGGATATGGAAGTTCAAAAAAAGATATTCAATATCGATGATAAGGATGTACAGGAATCAAGGGGCATATCCAAGGTTTACCTGGCAGTTAAAAAAGTGGCAAAGGAAAGAAATCTAAAATCCTATGCACCAGACTGCTGGCCGGAATTAAGGGATATCGACCAGACTCCAATTTGTCCCGCAAATGGCAGATGCAATGCTGAAGGAGTTATGGCTTCCTGTGAATGTGACGTAGATGGCTCTCTTACCCTGATGCTGCAGTATGTACTGGCTGGCTCTACACCCTGGTTTGCAGATTTTGTTAATATTATGGAAGATCCGGATGCTCTATTGTTCTGGCATTGCGGCAATGCCCCCCATAATTTATCCAATGACAAACCAAAAATTGAGAAAGTTTTTGGTGGGCTGGCCCAGACTGCCGGTTTGAAGAGTGGGGTAGCCACCGTATGCAGATTAAATTCAATCAGGGGAGAGTTTTCACTGCATGCTGGTATAGGTGAAGTGGTGGAGACCGAAAAACACCTCAAGGGAAGTAATCTGTTTATAAAAATGAGAGGCGGTAATATGGAATTTGTTGAATCGCTTCTTAGAAACGGAATACCGCATCATAATGCTCTGGTTTACGGAGATATACTGGATGAATTAGAGGAATTTGCAAAATTGATGCAGATACCTTTTATTGTACAAAAGTAA
- a CDS encoding BMC domain-containing protein, whose product MNKALGLIETRGLVGSIEAADAMVKSANVTLVSKAYVGGGLVTVIVEGDVGAVKAAVDAGSAAAKRVGELISVHVIPRPHEETSKII is encoded by the coding sequence ATGAATAAAGCATTAGGTTTAATTGAAACCAGAGGCCTGGTAGGGTCTATAGAGGCTGCTGATGCTATGGTAAAGTCAGCAAATGTTACTTTGGTTTCCAAGGCTTATGTAGGCGGAGGCCTGGTCACAGTTATAGTTGAAGGCGATGTAGGGGCGGTAAAGGCTGCTGTTGATGCAGGTTCTGCTGCTGCCAAGAGGGTTGGAGAACTGATATCAGTACATGTTATACCCAGGCCGCATGAGGAAACTTCAAAGATAATATAA
- a CDS encoding C-terminal binding protein: MNNKLFKVVFTDYDFDDVSIEKEVLKQMDCDIVELQSKDESKLAAECADADGLIVQYAPVTEKVIDAMQKCKVISRYGIGVDTIDLSAATKKGIKVCNVPDYCLDEVADHSLAMMMALGRKVVDLTKAVKSGVWDAVGTAKPVFNFKRQVLGIIGFGKIPQNLYPKVNALFGKILVYDPYVSQEVKDQFGLEMASFYEILHNSDFISIYCPLNDSTFHMFDQREFQLMKPTSYIVNTSRGGIINTQSLYLALIHGHIAGAGLDVLEQEPPGMDNELVKLDNVIVTPHSAFYSESSIEDLKYKTAQNIVKVLKDNSPQNVVNR; the protein is encoded by the coding sequence ATGAATAATAAACTTTTTAAGGTAGTGTTTACCGATTATGATTTTGATGATGTAAGCATTGAAAAAGAAGTATTAAAGCAGATGGATTGTGACATAGTAGAGCTGCAGAGCAAAGATGAAAGCAAGCTTGCTGCAGAATGTGCAGATGCTGATGGATTGATTGTACAGTATGCCCCGGTTACAGAAAAGGTTATAGATGCCATGCAGAAATGCAAGGTTATTTCCAGGTACGGTATCGGTGTGGATACTATTGATTTATCTGCTGCCACCAAAAAGGGTATCAAAGTTTGCAATGTTCCCGATTACTGTCTTGACGAGGTGGCTGACCATAGTTTAGCCATGATGATGGCATTGGGCAGGAAAGTAGTGGACCTGACCAAAGCTGTAAAATCAGGGGTATGGGATGCGGTTGGTACTGCTAAGCCAGTTTTTAATTTTAAACGGCAGGTGCTGGGAATAATTGGTTTTGGCAAAATTCCCCAGAATCTTTATCCTAAAGTAAATGCCCTGTTTGGCAAAATACTTGTTTATGACCCTTATGTAAGCCAGGAAGTTAAAGACCAGTTTGGGTTGGAAATGGCAAGTTTTTATGAAATATTGCATAACTCAGATTTTATATCTATATACTGCCCTTTGAATGACTCAACTTTTCATATGTTTGACCAGAGAGAATTCCAATTGATGAAACCAACATCTTATATTGTCAATACCTCCCGGGGAGGCATTATTAATACCCAGTCATTATATCTTGCCTTAATACATGGCCATATAGCAGGAGCCGGGCTGGATGTTTTGGAACAGGAACCGCCAGGTATGGACAATGAACTTGTTAAACTGGATAATGTTATAGTCACCCCTCATTCAGCTTTTTATTCCGAATCCTCTATTGAGGATTTAAAATATAAAACTGCCCAAAATATTGTTAAAGTTTTAAAAGATAATAGCCCGCAAAACGTGGTTAACAGATAA
- a CDS encoding aldehyde dehydrogenase family protein has protein sequence MKEFKLFINNQWVDAENGKTFVSRCPATGEELAKLAAASENDVNKAVAAAKAAAPKWAAMSGDQRADLMMKALEIMKKRHQELAEWEAKDVGKPISEAVNTDLPYAFMAMEYFSNKARQIRGDEVPIAGGETLCYETWEPYGVVGSIIPWNFPIHIATRTICPALSAGNTVVLKASSMAPITCQILGEIFLEAGFPEGVLNIVSGSGSVTGEAMLVHPDIDMISFTGSTAVGRRCMQAAAESNLKKVILELGGKGPFIAEADCKLSDAVNSLILGFCFMQGEVCCASTRLYAHEDIYDEFVDLLVKRCNSMKIGEIMDPETKMGALIDENQFKTIDGYVQRAVKDGAKLLCGGERLTGGPFDKGYFYPPTVLEVDDNSMECVQEEIFGPVVTVMKYKDFDQALELANDTVYGLGATVWSENVRKLIKATRTFDAGIVWMNTNVMSKIEASYGGNKLSGIGREGGVVGLMEYLKCKNNVLFLGDEGNYYNF, from the coding sequence ATGAAAGAATTTAAGCTGTTTATCAATAATCAATGGGTTGATGCTGAAAATGGCAAAACCTTTGTCTCCCGTTGTCCTGCAACCGGAGAGGAGCTGGCCAAACTGGCGGCAGCTTCTGAAAATGATGTAAATAAAGCAGTAGCAGCAGCCAAGGCAGCTGCCCCTAAATGGGCTGCCATGAGCGGAGACCAGAGAGCTGACCTAATGATGAAAGCCCTGGAAATAATGAAAAAAAGGCATCAGGAGCTGGCTGAATGGGAAGCCAAAGATGTGGGCAAACCCATAAGTGAAGCGGTAAACACTGACTTGCCCTATGCTTTTATGGCTATGGAATACTTTTCCAATAAAGCAAGGCAAATCAGGGGCGATGAGGTGCCAATTGCAGGCGGGGAAACCCTTTGTTATGAGACCTGGGAACCTTACGGGGTGGTAGGTTCTATTATTCCCTGGAATTTTCCTATTCATATTGCTACCAGGACCATATGTCCTGCATTATCAGCGGGCAATACAGTAGTGCTTAAAGCTTCTTCAATGGCTCCTATTACCTGCCAGATACTGGGTGAAATATTTCTGGAAGCCGGATTCCCGGAAGGTGTTCTAAACATTGTTTCAGGATCAGGCAGCGTAACCGGTGAAGCTATGCTGGTGCATCCGGATATTGATATGATATCTTTTACCGGTTCAACTGCTGTAGGCAGAAGATGCATGCAGGCCGCCGCTGAATCCAACCTTAAGAAGGTAATTCTGGAACTTGGCGGTAAAGGTCCTTTTATTGCTGAAGCCGACTGTAAGTTAAGCGATGCGGTGAATTCACTTATTCTTGGTTTCTGCTTCATGCAGGGCGAAGTATGCTGTGCTTCTACCAGACTTTATGCTCATGAGGACATTTATGATGAGTTTGTGGATCTGCTGGTTAAGAGATGCAATTCAATGAAAATTGGAGAGATAATGGATCCTGAGACCAAGATGGGCGCTTTGATTGATGAAAATCAATTTAAAACCATTGATGGTTATGTGCAGAGAGCAGTAAAAGATGGGGCAAAGCTTCTGTGCGGCGGAGAGAGGCTTACCGGTGGTCCATTTGATAAAGGGTATTTTTATCCTCCTACTGTGCTTGAAGTTGATGATAATAGTATGGAATGCGTGCAGGAAGAAATATTTGGTCCGGTAGTAACCGTAATGAAGTATAAGGATTTTGACCAGGCACTGGAACTGGCTAACGATACGGTTTACGGTCTTGGTGCTACTGTCTGGAGCGAGAACGTAAGGAAACTGATTAAAGCTACCCGTACTTTTGATGCCGGAATCGTTTGGATGAACACTAATGTAATGTCCAAGATTGAAGCTTCTTATGGCGGAAACAAATTAAGTGGAATTGGTAGAGAAGGCGGGGTAGTTGGCCTTATGGAATACCTGAAATGCAAGAATAATGTACTGTTCTTGGGTGATGAAGGTAATTATTACAATTTCTAA